From a region of the Candidatus Cloacimonas sp. genome:
- a CDS encoding choice-of-anchor J domain-containing protein, with protein MRKLVILAFLFCVCLHATVITIGNENQLNKGLPIEPIAHFSYSQQLYLPEEIGCAGMITAVSFQYNVSSNVFFNANKTWKIWMGHSPVAAITNWLPLNNMQVVYNNNLQETDFLNGLPGNGWLVIQLETPFLYNGIDALLLAVDENSIGYGSSSDDFSCSSCPLNYAIQYQSSQINPDPLLPPESGWTLKNFRSNLQLTIEAQYYTPITPNPANGDSNISVDTTLSWTSICSSFSLFLGTHPDSLQQVVSQTPLTYWQPETPFQFNKTYYWKVNGYINDCVYSSLLWNFTTIAEYISPPQNLSGFYNGSAAQLSWSAPITNNQSYYKIYRNASFYTSTLETFYYDNNVQAGVSYYYYVTAVNISGSESTPSNVITITVPAGGAERILFQGFENCPSFSGTIARWQNLDLDLAATSDWQNVTYPNEGNASAWICFEPANTIPPLTEHPAYAGNKMLASICSIPPPNNDWLISPVIYLGTESTLQFAARSAYANFGLERLSVLISNTNDEPGSFVPVQTDAYLSVPVEWTVYQYSLSAWNNQNVYLAWRCLSVDAMALFLDNIEVYSHNGYVANTDLHLPQPGFYCYPNPSRDFFTVESKAGTLFTLELYNLKGQCLHREKDIRNWQSSQLPSKLANGIYFLRLVQAGKVVTLKQVIVK; from the coding sequence ATGCGTAAACTGGTAATATTAGCGTTTTTATTTTGTGTTTGTTTGCACGCAACGGTCATAACTATCGGTAACGAAAATCAGTTGAATAAAGGATTACCTATAGAGCCGATAGCACATTTCAGCTATTCGCAGCAATTGTATCTGCCTGAAGAAATAGGTTGTGCAGGAATGATTACTGCTGTTAGTTTTCAATACAATGTAAGCAGCAATGTATTTTTTAATGCCAATAAAACCTGGAAAATATGGATGGGGCATTCTCCGGTTGCTGCTATAACGAATTGGCTTCCGCTTAACAATATGCAGGTTGTTTATAATAATAATCTGCAGGAAACGGATTTTCTTAATGGCTTGCCGGGTAACGGATGGTTGGTTATTCAATTGGAAACCCCCTTTCTTTATAATGGCATTGATGCTTTGCTGTTAGCCGTGGATGAAAACAGCATCGGCTATGGCAGTAGTTCCGATGATTTTAGCTGTAGTTCCTGCCCCCTGAATTATGCTATTCAATATCAAAGTTCGCAGATAAATCCCGATCCATTATTGCCTCCGGAAAGCGGCTGGACTTTGAAAAACTTTCGCAGTAACCTGCAATTGACTATAGAGGCACAATATTACACACCTATTACGCCCAATCCAGCTAATGGGGACAGCAATATTTCTGTGGATACAACTTTATCCTGGACAAGTATCTGCAGCAGTTTTTCTCTCTTTTTGGGAACGCATCCGGATTCTTTACAGCAGGTTGTTAGCCAAACACCGCTAACATATTGGCAACCGGAAACTCCTTTTCAATTCAATAAGACCTATTACTGGAAAGTAAACGGTTACATCAATGACTGTGTTTATTCTTCTTTACTTTGGAACTTTACTACCATAGCGGAATACATCTCTCCCCCTCAGAATTTAAGCGGTTTTTATAATGGTTCTGCTGCCCAATTATCCTGGAGCGCTCCTATAACGAATAATCAAAGCTATTACAAGATTTACCGCAATGCCAGCTTCTATACATCTACCTTGGAGACCTTTTATTACGATAATAATGTGCAAGCAGGAGTAAGTTATTATTACTATGTAACCGCAGTAAATATTTCCGGCTCGGAAAGCACTCCTTCCAATGTAATTACTATTACTGTTCCGGCAGGAGGAGCGGAAAGGATATTGTTTCAGGGCTTTGAAAATTGCCCTTCTTTTTCCGGAACAATAGCCCGCTGGCAAAATTTGGATTTGGATTTGGCAGCCACTTCAGATTGGCAAAATGTAACTTATCCCAATGAGGGCAATGCTTCTGCCTGGATATGTTTTGAGCCCGCAAATACGATTCCTCCTTTAACAGAGCATCCTGCTTATGCAGGAAATAAAATGCTGGCTTCAATCTGTTCTATTCCACCCCCGAATAATGATTGGCTAATTTCACCTGTTATCTATTTGGGAACAGAATCCACTTTGCAATTTGCTGCCAGGTCTGCTTATGCCAATTTTGGACTGGAACGCCTGAGTGTCCTTATTTCCAATACCAACGACGAACCAGGGTCTTTTGTTCCTGTTCAGACGGATGCTTATCTTTCCGTGCCTGTGGAATGGACGGTTTATCAATACTCTTTATCTGCCTGGAATAATCAAAATGTGTATCTTGCCTGGCGTTGTCTTTCCGTGGATGCGATGGCTTTGTTTTTAGATAATATTGAAGTATATAGTCATAATGGCTATGTTGCCAATACCGATTTGCATCTCCCTCAGCCGGGTTTTTATTGCTATCCCAATCCTTCCAGGGATTTTTTTACTGTAGAAAGCAAAGCTGGCACTCTCTTTACTTTAGAGCTCTATAACCTGAAAGGGCAATGTCTGCATCGGGAAAAGGATATCCGCAATTGGCAAAGCTCACAGCTGCCAAGCAAGTTAGCCAACGGCATTTATTTTCTGCGGCTGGTTCAGGCGGGAAAAGTTGTTACCCTGAAGCAGGTTATTGTAAAATAA
- a CDS encoding iron-sulfur cluster assembly protein: MKKVPDFGKATIEEELKKIIYPQVGEDIIALKMVKYIGFQDGEVTIDLNIMKFDQWRENIAEEIREHLLKYPEVKKITINLP; the protein is encoded by the coding sequence TTGAAAAAAGTTCCTGATTTCGGGAAGGCAACTATTGAAGAAGAGCTGAAAAAAATCATCTATCCGCAAGTGGGAGAAGATATTATCGCTCTTAAAATGGTGAAGTATATTGGCTTTCAAGATGGCGAAGTGACGATTGATCTGAATATAATGAAGTTTGATCAGTGGAGAGAAAATATAGCGGAAGAGATTCGGGAACACTTATTGAAATACCCGGAAGTGAAGAAAATAACGATAAACTTACCTTAG
- a CDS encoding cysteine desulfurase family protein: MMQPGRIYLDNCVTTCPAPEVLAAMQPYFQEKFWFPGTFISTGESTNDMISRSQQLIADTLGAKPNEIHFTSGGTLANNIAIKGLANAYKQQGRHIIVSVVDYPDLLTNAAYLEKNGFEVTYLSSDSEGFISLEELKNAIRKDTILFMTTFVNHTVGIIQPLSEIKAILDSADHKIYFHLDAGQGYGKVPLNVKELGIDTMSISAHKIHGPQGIGALYQKTGTKLAQLIHGVKRVDNLQTGGLSIALIAGFAKAAELVFNDFEGNAAYLRELSNYLLEKLEKEIPFVELNGPRGEKRAPHNINVSIDFIEGEAITMMLDQKGITVATGSACASEGLKANYILMAMGKTHIQSHGSMKFTVSRYTTKAELDETVRALVEITQELRNRSPLYLAMTKEK; the protein is encoded by the coding sequence ATGATGCAACCGGGAAGAATATACCTTGATAATTGTGTAACTACTTGTCCTGCTCCGGAAGTTTTAGCGGCAATGCAACCTTATTTTCAGGAAAAATTCTGGTTTCCGGGAACTTTTATCAGCACCGGGGAAAGCACTAATGATATGATTTCCCGTTCGCAACAGCTAATTGCTGATACCCTCGGTGCCAAACCTAATGAAATTCACTTCACTTCCGGAGGCACTTTAGCTAATAATATAGCTATTAAGGGTTTAGCTAATGCCTATAAACAACAGGGCAGACATATAATCGTTTCCGTTGTGGATTATCCTGATTTATTAACTAATGCTGCCTATTTGGAAAAAAACGGTTTTGAAGTAACTTATTTAAGCTCGGATAGCGAAGGTTTTATCTCTTTGGAGGAGCTGAAAAACGCTATCCGTAAAGATACTATTCTGTTTATGACCACATTTGTGAATCATACTGTAGGCATAATTCAACCGCTTTCCGAAATTAAAGCTATTTTAGATAGTGCCGATCATAAGATTTATTTCCATTTGGATGCAGGACAGGGCTACGGAAAAGTTCCTTTGAATGTAAAGGAATTGGGCATAGACACGATGTCTATCAGTGCTCATAAAATACACGGACCTCAAGGGATTGGGGCACTCTATCAAAAAACGGGAACAAAACTGGCGCAGTTAATTCATGGGGTTAAAAGAGTTGATAATTTGCAAACCGGAGGTTTAAGCATTGCTTTAATAGCTGGTTTTGCCAAGGCAGCAGAGCTTGTTTTCAATGATTTTGAAGGGAATGCCGCTTATTTGAGAGAGCTATCCAATTACCTTTTAGAAAAACTGGAGAAGGAAATCCCTTTTGTAGAATTAAACGGACCCCGAGGTGAAAAAAGAGCTCCCCACAATATCAATGTTTCAATTGATTTCATTGAAGGCGAGGCAATTACTATGATGCTGGATCAGAAAGGAATTACCGTTGCCACAGGAAGTGCTTGTGCTTCGGAAGGACTAAAAGCAAATTATATTTTAATGGCAATGGGAAAAACACATATCCAATCCCACGGTTCAATGAAATTTACTGTTTCCCGCTATACAACCAAAGCTGAATTGGACGAAACCGTCCGGGCTTTGGTAGAAATAACACAAGAGCTGCGAAATCGCAGTCCCCTTTATTTAGCAATGACTAAGGAGAAATAA
- a CDS encoding Rrf2 family transcriptional regulator encodes MAVNTRTEYALRALLEIADSSREAVSAKKICQRQALPKKYIEHLLADLKAANLIVSSSGAKGGYFLSRKPTEITLADILKAVDDDSLNPNCNINAKRFCPEGHCPLSSFFRALGIKIDVILTQYTLAEIYNAWKGEK; translated from the coding sequence ATGGCAGTTAATACGCGCACGGAATATGCACTTAGAGCTTTATTGGAAATAGCGGATAGTTCCAGGGAAGCTGTTAGCGCTAAAAAAATTTGCCAGCGGCAAGCCCTTCCGAAAAAATACATAGAACATTTGCTGGCTGATTTGAAAGCGGCGAATCTTATTGTAAGCAGTTCCGGCGCAAAGGGTGGTTATTTCTTAAGCAGAAAGCCGACAGAGATTACTTTAGCGGATATTCTGAAGGCAGTAGATGACGATTCTTTAAACCCGAACTGTAATATTAATGCCAAGCGGTTTTGCCCTGAGGGACACTGTCCTTTGAGCAGTTTTTTCCGTGCCTTGGGAATTAAGATAGATGTAATACTAACTCAATATACTCTGGCAGAGATTTATAATGCCTGGAAAGGAGAAAAATGA